The window AGAGGTCATTAAGAGGTCACTACTCTCCTCTCTTATTTAGCCAAGTAGGGAATCATTTTGTGGCATaaaaaatgcaatgaacaaatcaaaaagaaaaaaagagagccAGAGAACCTACTCTCCGCCCTCGAGGGGTCCTCGCCTGGGGTCGACGCCGATCCGATGCCGCCGCCCACGTCGTGGAGGGCGCGTACCAGGAGTTGACGCGGGAGCGCTGGGCGTTTCACCGGCGACACGGCGCGTGCGTGACTACGGACGCCCCCCGTGCTCGTGACTAGATGGGCACGTCGGGGTCGACGTCGTGACGGCGGTGGACCACGGCGGCGTTGATGCCACTAGGGTTTCCTAGGCGGGGATGGGGTGTCGATTTCACGCGACACCGGCGACACGCCGCGTGGGTGACTACGGACGCCGCCCGACGTCCTGACGGCGGTGGACCACGGCGGCGTTGATGCCGCTAGGGTTTCGTAGGCGGGGATGGGGTGTCGGGGTGGGGTGTCgtttttttttttcctttcccgATCGAACTAACGAACGCCACGGTATGCGTACGACGCGGGCGTACGGGGCGGGACGTACACGGGCGGACGGCCCTATGACGGACGGCGGGTACACAAATACGAAATTTAGTATGGACAATACTACCCCTTCTACGTTtattggggggaggggggggggggggggggggggggttgtacCGAAGTACTTCTCTCTGAATAATTCTTTCTGAAGATTTTACGGGAGGATTATCTGTCGTTGCTGAACATCTTCTAATTGGTTAGTTTTTTCTCTTGGGGTCCTCAAATCGGTCACCCTCCCACCGGCGCCATTGGACAGGACATCCCCTGCACGGCCTCTATTTGACACCATTGCCCAGTGCCGATTTGCCGCACCGTCTCACTCCTCCCCAACATCGCTGCTGGTTGAAGTCGTCCCGAGCTCATTGATTTGATTGTGTGCACTCTTGATTATATGTTGTTGGTTGGGTATAATCGATATAATCTTATATTGATCTTATATTGATATATTATCCTTTTATTGATATATAAAATGCTAGCTCTACGATGGCAGGCTGGCAGCATGTGCGTACATACTTGCATGTATACAGTACTTGTTTTATAGTGGGCCAGGCACATGCATGGCCTAGACCGCGTTCGTTGACGGGAAAGTTGATGGAATCGAGGCGTGAGACGGTAGCATTGACTTGTTCAAAGTTCAAACGCACATGATCATTCAACCCCGAGTTCCAATTTACCATTCCAGCAGTCAACCTACCACGCTTGCGCGTGCCAGCCGACCCAACCCAGGCTGGGCGCTTGCTTTGCTTCTGTATATAAAGGGAGGGGCCGTCAGCAAGCCAACCCACCCCCCGTGAAGCATCGTCCATCTTCTCTCCCTGCGTCGCACTTCATTGCATTCCAGCCTCCATCTCTAACCGCAACCCATGGCCGCCATGAAAACCATCGCCCTCCTTGTCGTGGTCTCGACCGCCGTCCTGGGCACTGCGTCAGCGGCGACCCACCGCGTCGGCGAGCCGGGCGGCGCGTGGGACCTCACCACCGACTACGGCGTCTGGGCGTCCTCCAACAAGTTCCACCCGGGCGACGAGCTCATCTTCAGGCACCAGGCAGGGGCGCACAACGTGCTCGAGGTCAGCAAGGCCGACTACGACTCCTGCAATGCCACCAGCCCCATCACCACCTTGGGTGCCGGCTTTTTCACCTACGTCGCCCTCCCCGCCGTCGGCACCCGCTACTTCATCTGTGGTATCCCTGGCCACTGCACCACCACCGGCACCGGCGGCATGAAGCTCAAGATCGACGTCGTGCCAGGTTCCCCCTCGTCATCGCCCGCCCCGGCCAtgccgccgccctcctccgccgcGGCCTCTGCCAGGGCCACAATAGGATTTGGCCTTGTCGTCCTACTGGCGGCCGGTTTCATGGCTTGAAATACATGCATTCTTCATTAGCTGATGATGCCTGGTGGATTCAACCGATGTAAAGACTGTAGCCTGTAGGTTTCCCTCCTtctaaagaaaacaaaaaaaaagttGAGTTGCCGCAGACACATACCAGCTTATACTATATTGTTAACTGGTTATTATTGTTGAATACATACATATAATGTTTTTTAGAGCGGGACTTATAGCTACTTGCATTGTATCTTCAAATTGGTTGCTATCTCACCCAACCAAATGGACGCTTGTGGCATTCTACCTTGCTTGTGGGTGAACAGCACAGCAGATCATACTTCAAATCAAGGCTATACGTCTAACTTGGCACCAGTAGTAGTGACTGTATGTACTATAGTTTGACAACGAGCATGACCTCTTCTCTAGAGATGATAATTCGCAATAAAGCATGTCAATGCGCAGATTGTCCATTTGCTACGTTCCCTCTAATGCATTTACATCAGAAGGTGACAACTAATGGACAGCCATATAACTAGCCAATTTCTCTTCTCAAGTAATAATAGAGAGAATTAGGAACCTATACAACTACACAGCGGTAATGAAcccaaaagaagaagaaaaactcTAAATGGCAGATAAAGAATACATTGTTGTTCAAAACTTGAAGCCATCCAGTGTTGCCTCAGCAAGAACCTACACCGCAGTGGTGAACATGTACTGTAAAGGATGAGCTTGTAACTATCAATCCAATTGTATTTCTTGCAACTGTCCATGCCGCCCATTCATATCATTTGTGATTATATGGATTCTGTCTTTCTTTGGCGACTCCGCCTTGTCATTTCCTCTGGGTGATTCTACTGTCCATTCACCATCCGGTTTTTGTGTTTCTCCATGTTTCTCATCATCTATGCTGGGCGCTTCTTCCCTTTGCTCATGAGCGTCTGTAAGCTTGGCATCTGTGCAGTCACTAGCATTGTTCTGCTTTCCCTGAAAAGAAGAGATCTTGGCAGGTCAGTGCATAACCTGGTAAATGTCTCGGTACAACCTGAGTTGCACGGAATGGAGGATTTCCTCAGAATTTTAACTAATTTGCATTGCTTCCATTTGAAAATATCACGGTGGTTCTGTGGTTCAGAACTTGAGATGATAGAATTTTATGCTGACATGCGTAGCTTTTATCTCAAGTACAGGGAGTATCTCCATTGTTGAGTTGCAAACTAAAATAGTCTACTGGACTGGCAAGCTGGGCCCTTTAAAGTTTAAGCTAGTCAAAACTGGCACGGCCGTATATCAGGCGCCTCATCTATTGGTCAGAGTAAGTTACCTTGTTCTTATCCCGCCAGCTCAGTGAAAACGGTCCAAGTAAGTTTATTCTTCTGGACTGAGACTCCTGGAATGAATCATCTTGTGCAGATGCTCTACAGGGGAATAACAAGCCTATCAAATATCAACATTGGAACACTATGACAGGAAATTTAAGTAGTACTACTGTTCTTTTAGAACAGAAGTTAATTAACTCAGATTTATTATCATAGTAGTACACCTAGGGATGCAAGCAACGCGCCAGAACCACCCACATCATGTGTTCCAGTGGCTGGCTTAGTATTATTGCCTTTTGATGTCACTGCTATAATTTACACTGCTAATATGGAAGTGGGGAATCAAACTTCTACAACAGAGCTGCCAGAATTGCACATTAGGAGCCTTAAATAGTACTAGCACCAAAGATGTTCAGAACTTCAGATAGTATCAAAAATAAGATATGTAAATCAATATCGATGTGTTGCCAGGTATAAGCAACAGGCCGCTTGGTACTACAAACATTTGAAGATGCAAGACTGAGATACCTTGGAGAAGGCAAAGGGGAAAGTGCTTTCTGCTGGCTAGATTGGTATTGCAGTGTGGCCTCCAACATTGTTTCTGCCATTACAGCTCTGTTCTCCATTTGAGCAAGTGATGCCATAGCTTCCTCATACTTCTCCTGCACAAGTGTTGTCACCCTGATGAGTACTAAATGAGGAGTATAGCAAGCATAGAGCTGACCTCATTGCATATCAATTCTGACAAATATTTATTCTGACTGGTAGCAAAATAATATGAAGAAGAGACTGGAGTTCGATTCTTCATTAATACAAACATTGCTAGTTAAAACAATAAAATAACGGCATATATTCTGAGAACACAAGATATGGTATGTTGTGATATTCAACTATGTGCAAGTTAAATGTGTGACCTGGGCAATACATTCCATAATTACAAGAAATTATGTATGCCTGAGCCATCATGGTCACTTTCCTCTCAGAATCCGTAGTGTACACGTACCCAAATCCAATACAGTGATTCGACTTAGGATGTAGCAAATCTACTAGCTATGATTGTTTCCCCAACAGGCAAAGTTTTTTATCTGTTTTTTGTAACTGATCAAAACCTTTGCCTGTTGGGGAAACAATCATAGCTGGGAAGAATAGGGGAGCCTGCTCGAGATGCCCTTTAGACATCTTTTGAGCGAATATTGCAACTATTTTGAACAAGTGTGTGTTTCTTTTGTTGATACATATGCCAAAATCTCTAATAACATGATTGTCCATATTATTTACCAGACGCTGATGCTACACGCATGCCTGGGATTTCAGTTAGTTGACTTAGTTCTGAACAAAACAAGTGATGCATAAGAAAACCAGAGATGATCTGCACAGGCAATAGATGAAGTTGGCTAATTAACCTGCAGCACATTAGCAGCGTATCTCTGAGCAGCAGCATCCTGCTCTGCAGAGATGCGTGCTTCTTCTGCAAATTTCAGTTCTTGTTCCACACGCATCACCAGCTTCAATATGATTCCTTGTTAGTGAATATGTCATAGTAAAAACTAGATAAGAGATACATTTGTGAAGCGATAACAAACTGTACCTGAAACATTGCTTGCTCCTGTTCCTGCTTGTCTGATAGGGCCTGCTTTAGTTCAGATAATTCGTGTTCCAATTGCTCAGCCTAAACAGAAGAGTTGTTATATGGAAGATTACTTTTCCAACCATATGTCAGTCATCGAATGAACTATGATAGAGTGGCAGAGACTATAATTTGGTGAATGGTCATTACAAAATTGAAGTGCCTATGCAATAGAAAGCTTGCAGAATTTCTATTTGGGTGAAATGGTTATTTAGCTGTGCATTTATTTCAGAAAATAGAAATACAAGCTAAACATACAAAACTATGAAAAGGCTAATTCTGTGGCATAGCTGCATAGGCAACAATACTGAGCTACAAAGTTAAATATTACTGTGTCATCTGATTATTGACATAATGGCAGGTATATCTGGCTATACCTTTGCACTTAATTGGCGTCTATTATCTTGCTTTACCATTTCCATCAATGCTGTCTCTAGCTCATCAGCTCTGAATAGCAGAAAAAAAAAATTAAGAAGGAATACTTAGACTGAAGCATAGTGTGGTTAAGTTTCAACTAGTTATGATGTAAGATTTCTGGGATTCCAAGTCACAGCGGAAAATTGGACCATCAAACAGCATAAGAAACCAGGAATACTTACTTGGAACAATTGTAACTATTTTAAAAGTGGAGTGATCATACAAAATTGATCCTTCCAGCACACTAGAACAAACTACACTCGTGAAACGTGGCAACTAGATCAGACATACCTAAGAACGATTGTTTCAGCAACCTGTGACAAAAATCAATCATGAAAATGCAGAAAATGTACCTGAGAACAGCTGATCTTCTCTCCTCTAGCAATCGGCATAACTCAAACTTCAGCCAGGTGACCTGCAGTAGTACAATTAACACAAATTAGTGTATTACAGCAACCACTTGAGTTATTGAGCTACTACTAGGGGTAGAAATAAAAATAGCGGGATCACAGGTTGCAACGACTTGAATACGGTATTAATGATTGGACTATGATTGAGATGGCTACCTGGTCCTTCGGATCCGGCAACGAATCAATCTCAGAATTGACTGTCAGGGCACCATACATATCATCGACGTCTCCAGAATCACCCTCTTGGTCGACATCTCCGTCTGCAACATCACTCATTTGGTCTGCAGAATCATTTATTGACACCAGCTGTTCAGGCTCACGTTTGAAATTATAGAGCTTTGATGCAAGTCCGCTCTCCTTGCAGACACCTAGACCTTTTGCCCTTTCTTCCATGGATAACATAACAGATGGCCGGTGTTTGTTCCTCAGATCTTGCAATCCTGTTTCATTTACAGACTGATATCCCATGCGAGCTGTCAGGACAAGCTGGCTGCTGTCAAAAGTGGACCCAGCTAAAGACTGCAAAAGGGTAACTGCGTCACCAGCATCTTTTGTAGTCACAAGTGCAGGGCCTGCAATTAGCGCAAGAAGTCAAACGTCAGTCTCAATCCAATTCATGAGATGGATTTTTTATGACATAATATCATTCCCTTTTTGGGGAAGTACGACAAATCAAAACTGTGCTTTGTACCGTAAAACTCCAGGAGTGCAAGGGCTGTCCGGAATAGCATCACACGATTCCCATCAAACAGAAGCACATCCCATACACGGAGGACTGAAATGTTCAAACAGAAAAAGCAATATAAATTTGTATCATTTTTTCAACATCAAAACAGAGCAAATGCATGAGACTTTTACACTGGACAAGTACGGTGCTTACACAACAATAAAGAATAAACATAACTGATTATTAGAAACCAAAATATTATTGTTCGCATGTGACAGCCATTAAGATCAGAGAAACATGGTTATGGCCATCTTCACACTTTCTCGGGAGCGCGAGGGCTCGCTTCACCAACTTCTCCCGGACCTACTCCTTATGAAGATCACATGGATCTAAGCTCCATCACATAGATGTTGTGATCAATAGAATCGTTACACCAGATTAGTGCTGTTCACATGTTCACTAAAAGTGATGTTGGTTTGGGCTTGCTCATGGGACATCAATGTGCTTCGTTGAGGCAACCTCATAGAGTTAGCTAAGGTAAACTACTAGAAAATGTACTTCTAGAAGCAGCAACTGTTGAAAAAACATAGGCGAACACTAACCACTTTCCCACGGAAGTACATTGGTGAAAATGGATAGGAACCATGGTCCAGTAACCCATGCAACTTCAACACCAAGGTAGTCCAAGTGATTTGCTGCATTGAGAAGCATGTCAAGCCATGAAGTTTTGGGGGTTTTGCAGTTATTTACTAAATGAGGCCCATCGCACAAATAATGCATTATATTTGTAGTAAGTTGCTAACCTAATTTCGGGAATTTCTCACGGACTAGCTCCTCTAAAACAAGCTGATCCACCTGAATGGATACCAAACATTAATTTTGCATAAGCAGTGATCAAACTTGGAATCAAGCACTGGCATATGCAAGCATTGAAAAGGATAGTAACTGCCAACATCACAGTACCTGGGACTCAATCATTTCTTCAGAAAAGTACCCATCAAAGTAGTCATCAATAATTCCTGCCAATGTCCTGTTATACCATAAAGAGATTTAATATACTATTAAAATGAGCTATTTTGAGATCATAGGGTTTGCAACCCCAAACCCAGATAACAGTAGAACAAATTGTCATGGTGGGTGTACCAAAATGCGTTCTCTTCTGGCATCAATA is drawn from Aegilops tauschii subsp. strangulata cultivar AL8/78 chromosome 1, Aet v6.0, whole genome shotgun sequence and contains these coding sequences:
- the LOC109759746 gene encoding uncharacterized protein encodes the protein MKPKSLPFIAFEHKRDAYGFAVRPQHLQRYKEYAGIYKEEEEERSDRWKNFLERRSESSGHDAKVALSADKVKSVVEENSENGSSELLHERSAQGTRKVESWEPIRSSLGNIEHVMGLRVEKKYLSAGRLQSKESTHLVTVEESKVSADSDDEFYDADKVDPSQEVQSGDVNAEIGNTNQEETYSLKEELECLVHGGLPMALRGELWQAFVGVGARRVEGYYGSLLASEGELEDGGCSDSLASEGVDERPEVLSAFSAEEKCKGQIEKDLPRTFPGHPALDDVGRNALRRLLLAYARHNPTVGYCQAMNFFAGLLLLLMPEENAFWTLAGIIDDYFDGYFSEEMIESQVDQLVLEELVREKFPKLANHLDYLGVEVAWVTGPWFLSIFTNVLPWESVLRVWDVLLFDGNRVMLFRTALALLEFYGPALVTTKDAGDAVTLLQSLAGSTFDSSQLVLTARMGYQSVNETGLQDLRNKHRPSVMLSMEERAKGLGVCKESGLASKLYNFKREPEQLVSINDSADQMSDVADGDVDQEGDSGDVDDMYGALTVNSEIDSLPDPKDQVTWLKFELCRLLEERRSAVLRADELETALMEMVKQDNRRQLSAKAEQLEHELSELKQALSDKQEQEQAMFQLVMRVEQELKFAEEARISAEQDAAAQRYAANVLQEKYEEAMASLAQMENRAVMAETMLEATLQYQSSQQKALSPLPSPRASAQDDSFQESQSRRINLLGPFSLSWRDKNKGKQNNASDCTDAKLTDAHEQREEAPSIDDEKHGETQKPDGEWTVESPRGNDKAESPKKDRIHIITNDMNGRHGQLQEIQLD
- the LOC109759747 gene encoding mavicyanin-like; its protein translation is MAAMKTIALLVVVSTAVLGTASAATHRVGEPGGAWDLTTDYGVWASSNKFHPGDELIFRHQAGAHNVLEVSKADYDSCNATSPITTLGAGFFTYVALPAVGTRYFICGIPGHCTTTGTGGMKLKIDVVPGSPSSSPAPAMPPPSSAAASARATIGFGLVVLLAAGFMA